The genomic interval ATATGGTTAATAACGGTTGGAAGACTTCCTGTAAGAGTTATCGTTAAATGGAGTTGCTTTGTAACAACAAAATTATGCCCGATACAGGGCTGTTTACAAGATGAAACCATCGAGCATCTACTAATAAACTGTAGTAGATCAGTTGATATTTGGAacaaaattaaaactttaaacttagatttcgaaataaataaaaaaacaattatgtttGGAATCTTCGAAAATATTTCTCAAAGAATAAATGACCTTTATTGGTTAGTTGTCTGTATTGTTAAtacaaaaatctggaaaactagGTGTAAAATGATTTTCGAGCAATGCAACATACCCCcagatattgtttttaaacaaattgtatGCCATCTTAGAAGACTAAAAAATGAAGACTTGCGCACAAAAAAAACTCCACTTCCTTGGTCAATATTAagattgtaatttattattattattcttttttttttttttcacttaaaaaaaataatgtataaaaagggaaaataaaaagaacaagctctgaatatatatattttttctgtatTATTCTACTCTGGATttgtaatgaacattttgaactgatgtaattattttgatgatgtattgatctgtatatatttgtaatgtgattgaattttgttaaataaaactatttaaaaaaggaAGACCGGTGGTAAGACTAGAGCTAAGGCCAAGACTCGTTCATCCCGTGCCGGCCTTCAGTTCCCCGTGGGCCGTGTTCACAGACTGCTACGTAAGGGTAATTACGCCCAccgtgtgggagctggtgctcctgtctacttggctgccgtgctggagtatctgaccgctgagatcctcgagttggctggtaacgccgccagagataacaagaagtctcgtatcattcctcgtcatctgcagttggccgtgcgtaacgacgaggagctgaacagactgcttggaggtgtaaccatcgctcagggcggtgtgctgcctaacatccaggctgttctgttgcccaagaagaccgagaaagcagccaaggccaagtaaagtcgctctcgtgttctaaccaaaaggctcttttaagagccacccatttccacagaaaaagtgcaatttccccagataatgtgtaaataaatgtaatatcgtTTCATAGATTCACACGGTGTAAAACACATGATTTATCACAtggtaaaattaacaaatcaatatttacaataaatttTTTCTCTAGCTATCTTTACATATATCACTATATACTGCATGTATACACAAGTGAAGTTACAGATCTCTTGCAGTAGCAAAACCAACAGTATAGACgattaaaagtggtgcaacaaacgtgtttgtgtaatacacatggaacaaaaataataatgttaacaataataataaacaaaatgaacgaaataatcaataatatatattttgcaaAAGGTATATACTTTAAGTGCGATTGTAGGCTgtgttttaaaagcacaaagaaacaaaggaaAGTATTATAAATCCCGCCAACAGCATAGAGGAAATATTATGTTTTCTGAAACGAGGCAGCGGCAGAACGCCGACCAGTAAGTGACATTTGACGTAAGCATGATCGTCCAATGAGAAAAGTGCGTTATCAAGACGCCCAATGAGCGCGGAGCGGCTCTGGTACATAAATAGAGCGTGTTGGGCGGGCTGACATATTCTGTCCTACAGTTGGTGAAGTGCGGAGTTCCAAACGCGATGGCAAGAACCAAGCAGACCGCTCGTAAATCCACCGGTGGTAAGGCGCCGAGGAAGCAGCTCGCCACTAAGGCTGCCCGCAAGAGCGCCCCGGCTA from Trichomycterus rosablanca isolate fTriRos1 unplaced genomic scaffold, fTriRos1.hap1 scaffold_193, whole genome shotgun sequence carries:
- the LOC134306477 gene encoding histone H2A-like; protein product: MTARLGLAQLYLRSKPIGERQFAYIIPFRGLSQLTSVLKTGGKTRAKAKTRSSRAGLQFPVGRVHRLLRKGNYAHRVGAGAPVYLAAVLEYLTAEILELAGNAARDNKKSRIIPRHLQLAVRNDEELNRLLGGVTIAQGGVLPNIQAVLLPKKTEKAAKANYLYIYHYILHVYTSEVTDLLQ